Proteins encoded within one genomic window of Flavobacterium sp. NG2:
- a CDS encoding alpha-L-fucosidase, giving the protein MKKVKFSLLSLFVAVALHAQKETSQKKGKYKESWESVSTVNQVPEWFQDAKLGIYAHWGPVSAAFEGTEPNQFYSGWHGMQMYTDGKIVPTKNGKPSNNYLHHQKKYGDPKEFGYKYIIEQFKPSGFDAKKWADLFQKSGAKFAGPVAMHHDNFAMWNSKATRWNSMNYGGIDPSAALKKEIEARGMKFMASFHHAFTWKYFAPAHAHGNIDPKDYDLYTSPHSLESDTPDERFYKEWWAKLKEYIDVYQPDLIWFDWWLENMTEECRLKFLAYYYNKGLEWNKEVGVAYKESTFTLDTAIKDYERGRPNQPKNPTWLTDTSPGAWFYRPHAKFKSANELVDILVDIVSKNGVMLLNVPPDPDGTIPVVMENLLVDMGKWLAVNGEAIYGTRPWTIFGEGPNRLPEGGHKVEESHTIVYSNKDIRFTKKSDKEFYAIVLDKPEDKIVIKSLSTQIGVLNSKINKIELLGSDEKIEWERNAEGLIIKAPKSYPSDYAHSFKILMEGYKENNIGGAVEAHKD; this is encoded by the coding sequence ATGAAAAAAGTAAAATTCAGTCTGTTAAGCCTTTTTGTTGCAGTAGCTCTACATGCTCAAAAGGAAACTTCGCAAAAAAAAGGAAAATACAAGGAAAGTTGGGAATCAGTATCTACTGTAAATCAAGTTCCGGAATGGTTTCAAGATGCAAAACTTGGAATTTATGCGCATTGGGGGCCAGTATCCGCTGCTTTTGAAGGAACCGAACCAAACCAGTTTTATAGTGGTTGGCACGGGATGCAAATGTACACTGATGGTAAAATAGTACCTACTAAAAATGGCAAACCATCCAATAACTACCTCCATCACCAAAAAAAGTATGGAGATCCTAAAGAATTTGGTTATAAATACATCATCGAACAATTTAAACCTTCTGGTTTTGATGCCAAAAAATGGGCGGATTTATTCCAAAAATCGGGTGCTAAATTTGCTGGACCTGTGGCCATGCATCATGATAATTTTGCGATGTGGAATAGTAAAGCCACGCGTTGGAATTCAATGAACTATGGAGGAATTGACCCTTCGGCGGCTTTGAAAAAAGAAATTGAAGCCCGAGGAATGAAGTTTATGGCTTCCTTTCATCATGCTTTTACTTGGAAATATTTTGCTCCAGCCCATGCGCATGGCAATATAGACCCTAAGGATTATGATTTGTACACTTCCCCACATTCGTTAGAATCTGATACGCCTGATGAGCGTTTTTATAAAGAATGGTGGGCTAAATTAAAGGAATATATCGATGTGTATCAACCCGATTTGATTTGGTTTGACTGGTGGTTAGAAAATATGACCGAAGAATGCAGATTGAAATTTTTGGCTTACTATTATAACAAAGGTTTGGAATGGAATAAAGAAGTAGGAGTGGCTTACAAAGAAAGTACTTTTACGCTGGATACCGCTATTAAAGATTATGAACGCGGCAGACCCAATCAGCCTAAAAATCCAACTTGGTTAACTGATACTTCGCCAGGGGCTTGGTTTTATAGACCACACGCAAAATTCAAATCAGCTAACGAGTTGGTGGATATTTTGGTCGATATTGTTTCTAAAAACGGCGTGATGTTGTTAAACGTACCCCCTGATCCTGATGGTACCATTCCTGTGGTGATGGAAAATTTATTGGTAGATATGGGAAAATGGTTAGCGGTCAATGGAGAGGCAATTTATGGTACCAGACCTTGGACTATTTTTGGTGAAGGCCCTAATCGATTACCAGAGGGCGGACATAAGGTAGAAGAAAGCCATACCATTGTGTATTCTAATAAGGATATTCGATTCACAAAAAAATCAGATAAAGAATTTTATGCCATTGTATTAGACAAACCCGAGGATAAAATAGTAATCAAATCCTTAAGTACGCAAATAGGAGTTTTGAATTCGAAAATCAATAAAATTGAATTGTTAGGGAGTGATGAAAAAATCGAATGGGAACGCAATGCCGAAGGCTTGATTATTAAAGCACCCAAATCCTATCCTTCGGACTACGCACATTCTTTCAAAATTTTGATGGAAGGATACAAAGAAAATAATATTGGAGGAGCTGTAGAAGCTCATAAAGATTAA
- a CDS encoding L-rhamnose/proton symporter RhaT, producing the protein MIIGFLWVLFAAILLGFYAFPSKYVKGYDVENTWGVFWLLAMFIVPVLASILLVNGLMDTYAQVPTSIFISIFFLSLLWGIGNLLWGISISKIGMALGFSLLIGVGTLVGSVLPFFMGNIEQLATPGGMIIVFGILIIMVGIILNGKAGLLREANESSDAGTSNKNMKVGIIMCVVGGICAAGFNLSYHVADSIGHIGDISQNQYANSPWIARLAVMLPSFIGSGVITVFYFAYQLSKGKTWVKFAVPSSPKNIVLIGLMAIVYVTSLIIYGLGAYSLGALGTSVGFAVFQTGCIMVANILGLFSGEWSQAGDKSKRFLYSGLSVMSLGILVIAFGNYMMS; encoded by the coding sequence ATGATAATAGGATTTTTATGGGTACTGTTTGCAGCTATCCTGTTGGGTTTTTACGCCTTTCCGTCTAAGTATGTCAAAGGGTATGATGTCGAAAATACTTGGGGTGTTTTTTGGTTGTTAGCCATGTTTATAGTTCCCGTTTTGGCTTCAATTCTGTTAGTTAATGGCTTGATGGATACCTATGCACAAGTGCCTACTTCTATTTTCATAAGTATCTTTTTCCTAAGTTTATTGTGGGGTATTGGAAACCTTTTATGGGGAATTAGTATTTCGAAAATTGGAATGGCTTTAGGTTTTTCGTTATTGATTGGTGTGGGAACTTTAGTCGGTTCTGTTTTGCCTTTTTTTATGGGAAATATAGAGCAGTTAGCTACGCCAGGTGGAATGATTATTGTTTTTGGGATTTTGATTATCATGGTTGGAATTATTCTAAACGGTAAAGCAGGTTTGTTGCGTGAGGCCAATGAATCTTCGGATGCTGGGACTTCCAATAAAAACATGAAAGTGGGTATTATTATGTGTGTTGTTGGCGGAATTTGCGCAGCAGGATTTAATCTGTCTTATCATGTGGCTGATAGTATAGGACATATAGGCGACATATCCCAAAATCAATACGCAAACTCGCCTTGGATTGCCCGCTTGGCTGTTATGTTGCCTTCTTTTATAGGAAGTGGAGTGATAACGGTTTTCTATTTTGCGTATCAGTTAAGCAAAGGAAAAACATGGGTAAAATTTGCCGTTCCATCAAGTCCTAAGAACATTGTATTAATTGGGCTAATGGCTATCGTCTATGTGACTTCATTAATCATTTATGGTTTAGGAGCATACAGTTTAGGCGCATTAGGAACCTCAGTGGGTTTTGCAGTTTTTCAAACAGGTTGTATTATGGTGGCCAATATATTAGGGTTGTTCTCAGGGGAATGGTCTCAAGCGGGTGATAAAAGTAAGCGATTTTTGTATTCAGGATTGTCAGTAATGAGCCTTGGAATTCTCGTGATTGCTTTTGGGAATTATATGATGAGTTGA
- a CDS encoding aldehyde dehydrogenase family protein: MNQEIKHYRCYINGEWLDSTTRDRIKVEYPATNEVFATVTACTKEDVQYALETSEKAQFSWGLLAAQTRANYIYAICDRLKLEREHFAQLLVMEQGKTYAEALGEVDDTIRYMTYSAEAGRRIQGAIFPTENPNERLEIHKVPYGVTVALCAFNYPLALIGRKLGPALVTGNTIIIKPHELTPVTASEFCRLVEDAGLPKGVVNMVSTQNAAAASLLVESPITKLISLTGSTNAGRAMYRAAANNITGLILELGGKAPFIVLEDADIDKAVEAAVISRFANCGQVCICNEMVMVADKIADEFTDKLIQRVAQIKVGDPFASGINMGPNVSTSGLERVNQLVKDNIAEGAELVMGGGRPEGAAFEKGNWYAPTVLTQVKNGDATTKHELFAPVLPIMKVSGFEEAMAYSNAREEGLSAYLFTNDYKIHQKAIDQLQVGTIFINKQIVGYIQGYHSGHKTSGLGGEDGIYGIEHYLQKRTIYLEY; this comes from the coding sequence ATGAATCAAGAAATCAAACATTACCGATGTTATATTAACGGTGAATGGTTAGATTCTACTACCAGAGATCGTATCAAAGTGGAATACCCTGCAACCAATGAAGTTTTTGCTACAGTCACCGCTTGTACCAAAGAGGATGTGCAATATGCCTTAGAAACATCTGAAAAAGCACAATTTAGTTGGGGCTTACTAGCGGCTCAAACTCGGGCTAATTATATTTATGCTATCTGTGATCGTTTAAAGCTAGAACGAGAACATTTTGCCCAATTGCTAGTAATGGAGCAAGGAAAAACCTATGCCGAAGCCTTAGGGGAAGTTGACGATACCATTCGCTATATGACGTATTCTGCTGAAGCAGGGCGTCGTATTCAAGGGGCTATTTTTCCGACTGAAAATCCTAATGAACGTTTAGAAATTCACAAAGTTCCTTATGGTGTCACGGTTGCCTTATGTGCATTTAACTATCCGTTGGCCTTAATTGGACGAAAATTAGGCCCAGCTTTGGTTACTGGAAATACGATTATTATAAAACCTCATGAGTTAACACCTGTCACCGCTTCAGAATTTTGCCGTTTGGTGGAAGATGCAGGTTTGCCAAAGGGTGTTGTAAATATGGTCTCTACCCAAAATGCCGCAGCGGCTTCTTTATTAGTCGAAAGTCCCATTACGAAGTTAATCAGTTTGACAGGAAGTACAAATGCTGGTCGAGCCATGTATCGTGCTGCAGCTAATAATATCACGGGTTTAATCTTGGAATTGGGCGGTAAAGCGCCATTTATTGTACTAGAAGATGCGGACATTGACAAAGCGGTCGAAGCGGCTGTAATTTCGCGTTTTGCTAACTGTGGACAGGTTTGTATTTGTAACGAAATGGTCATGGTAGCGGATAAAATTGCCGATGAGTTTACCGATAAATTAATCCAGCGTGTTGCACAAATTAAGGTGGGAGATCCATTTGCTTCAGGCATCAATATGGGGCCAAATGTGAGTACTTCTGGTTTAGAGCGCGTAAATCAATTGGTGAAAGACAATATCGCAGAAGGAGCTGAATTAGTTATGGGTGGTGGACGTCCTGAAGGAGCTGCTTTTGAAAAAGGAAATTGGTATGCGCCTACTGTTTTGACCCAAGTTAAAAATGGAGATGCAACGACTAAACATGAATTGTTTGCTCCTGTTTTACCGATTATGAAAGTTTCTGGATTTGAGGAAGCAATGGCATATTCTAATGCTAGAGAAGAAGGTTTGTCGGCTTATTTGTTCACCAACGATTATAAAATTCACCAAAAAGCAATTGACCAACTACAGGTTGGAACCATTTTTATCAACAAACAGATTGTTGGCTATATTCAGGGATACCACTCAGGACATAAAACATCAGGTTTGGGAGGAGAAGACGGTATATACGGTATTGAACATTATTTGCAAAAAAGAACCATTTACTTGGAATATTAA
- a CDS encoding sulfatase-like hydrolase/transferase, with translation MEKKIIILILLFLNSLTITAQVRPNIIFVLTDDQSYELLGCTGNTIVQTPAIDKMAGEGILFTNAHITSAICTPSRVSILLGQYERKHGVNFNSGTSISDKAWEQSYPMVMRANGYYTGWIGKNHAPIGKGGYDSGLMEKSFDYWYAGHGHLSFYPNDRHSIFNDAIAFTQPEIINEGVNDFLDPNERKLKGAIKFLETRPSDKPFMLSINFNLPHGASTETMKMKAEDDEIYKTLYRDKDIPLPPNYIAKADIKTPKLPADLLHAEDRQVGYNYVDTPAGIKERLIREMEAMTGIDRMIGNLRKKLKNLKIDKNTVIIFTSDHGLFGGEYGLGGKALCYEKTTHVPFIVYDPRAPKKAKGITSDALVQTLDIAPTMLAMAGIPAPKTFQGKDISNLIKGDKEEVRNYVYTENLWSTHFGNPRCEAVQNKEWKYIRYYKNNNFSATKEIKYAKEIGISQSEMLYNMHDPEIAVYRDYIDSPLNGEKPVYEELYHLKQDPQELHNLVNDNKYAAVLETLKKQWKIEIKNARGEGKAEVLRYTNDLYPKSGH, from the coding sequence ATGGAAAAAAAAATAATCATTCTTATTCTCCTTTTTCTAAATAGTCTAACGATTACGGCTCAAGTTCGTCCTAATATTATCTTTGTCTTGACCGATGATCAATCTTATGAATTATTAGGTTGTACAGGGAATACGATTGTACAAACTCCAGCAATTGATAAAATGGCGGGCGAAGGCATTTTGTTTACCAATGCTCATATCACTAGTGCGATTTGTACTCCTAGTCGTGTTTCTATTTTATTAGGACAATACGAACGCAAACATGGAGTGAATTTTAATTCGGGAACCAGTATCTCTGACAAAGCTTGGGAACAATCTTATCCTATGGTGATGCGTGCCAATGGCTATTATACGGGATGGATTGGCAAAAATCATGCACCCATTGGTAAAGGAGGTTATGACAGTGGACTGATGGAAAAAAGTTTCGATTATTGGTATGCAGGTCACGGCCATTTGAGTTTTTATCCTAATGACAGACATTCTATTTTTAATGATGCTATAGCTTTTACCCAACCCGAAATTATCAACGAAGGAGTTAATGATTTTTTAGACCCTAACGAAAGAAAACTTAAAGGAGCTATTAAATTTCTTGAAACAAGACCTTCGGACAAACCTTTTATGTTGTCTATCAACTTCAATTTGCCCCATGGAGCGAGTACAGAGACGATGAAAATGAAAGCCGAGGACGATGAAATTTATAAAACCCTGTATCGTGATAAGGATATTCCATTGCCACCAAATTATATTGCCAAAGCGGATATCAAAACACCAAAATTACCAGCAGATTTATTACATGCCGAAGACCGTCAAGTGGGCTATAATTATGTAGATACGCCAGCGGGAATCAAAGAACGATTGATTCGGGAAATGGAAGCCATGACAGGAATTGACAGAATGATAGGCAATCTTAGAAAAAAATTAAAAAATCTTAAAATAGACAAAAATACCGTGATTATTTTTACCTCAGATCATGGTTTATTTGGTGGAGAATATGGTTTGGGCGGGAAAGCGCTTTGTTACGAAAAAACAACCCATGTTCCCTTTATTGTCTATGACCCAAGAGCTCCCAAAAAAGCCAAAGGAATTACTAGCGATGCCTTGGTACAAACTTTGGATATTGCCCCAACAATGTTAGCAATGGCAGGAATTCCTGCTCCTAAAACCTTTCAGGGAAAAGACATTTCAAACCTAATTAAAGGGGATAAAGAAGAAGTGCGCAACTACGTTTATACGGAGAATTTATGGTCAACTCATTTTGGGAATCCTCGCTGTGAAGCCGTTCAGAATAAGGAATGGAAATACATTCGCTATTATAAAAATAATAATTTTTCGGCTACTAAAGAAATTAAGTATGCCAAAGAAATAGGTATCAGTCAAAGCGAAATGCTATACAATATGCACGACCCTGAAATTGCTGTTTACCGTGATTATATTGATTCACCATTAAATGGGGAAAAACCCGTTTACGAAGAACTGTATCATCTAAAACAAGACCCACAAGAATTACATAATTTAGTCAATGATAATAAATATGCTGCTGTTTTAGAAACCTTAAAAAAGCAATGGAAAATAGAAATTAAGAACGCTAGAGGAGAAGGCAAAGCCGAAGTACTCCGTTATACCAATGATTTATATCCTAAATCAGGACATTAA